The genomic DNA GTCTGGCGAAAAATcagatgagtggaaggcgAGCGAGGTATGCGTACTGACATAGAacatgcacagtgatatctCAATCCATTCTGCAGTACTGAACCACCTCTCTCGCTTCTTCTTGTGCTTCCTGTGTTTCTTTCCCCATTTCTTAGTCAAAGTATCCATATCCAAGTCCAACTCTTCAGTATATTCATACACCTTTGTACCGATAGTTTTATGCCCTTCATTGATTGATACAATAGCCCCAACGGTCAGCGCCGTCAAAGCAAAGCAGGCTAGCAATCGCAGCACTTTCCATGCGAACACAGTAGTCCCACCGTGTGCCTTAATATGGGAGCGCAAGTCGGGGAAGAATCCAGTGTGTTGTCGCACGATGGATTGTTGAGGTATTGAGTCAACATCGTCCTCATCGACATTGCGACTACGGAACCTTGCGATAAGGCGCTTGGCGGGTGTGGCGGCCAGAACAACATGGAGCAAAAGCAAGATGATAGAAACAACAGCGCAAGCAGCAGGTATTAGTAGGGTGTGAGCCCATCTGGGCCGGGACACAGCGAGCGTCGTCTCCGAGAACACCAGTTGGCTCATGAGGGACGCGGTCAGCAAGCACCAAGCGCACGGGATGATACAAATACGAATTTTTGATAATGACAAATGTTTATTGGGAACCACATGGTCTTACATCACCATCAAGATTCCCCGAAGCAATCGCGGAACCGAATTCTTTATCCCTGCCTAGACCCCATTGGGCTCGACCATAGATTTGTACGCGACACTTGAATGATTTGACGTTATTCTTTAAAGCTTTCCAGCGAGTCTTCTAGAGGCATACCCATCATCCATATGGTGCACTCCTAGTCGGCCCGAGCGAAGCACGGGCATCCCTATGGCGCTTCTGTTCTTAGTTGTATCCTTTGCGCTCGACTATCGTTTGCCTCGCGAATGGGGTAGAACGCTTTCCACCTTACAAACTTCATAATGTCCCCTAGATACCCTTTGGGTAGATTAATCGATCAGGTGCCCAGCCTCAATGGATCTAAAAATAGAAGTCTCGGCTCCTCTACCACAAATGAAGCCGAAAGGCCCGAGCTATATCTTATACTTTCGCCCGAGATACCCTTTTGTCCACCATCCCACACGTACGATCAAGCAATACCTGTGCAAACTCTCTAAATACCGCTGCGTCCGTGCGGAGGTAGTCCACATGGTAAGCCTTGGTTGACATACCTTGCTCACCTTGTCCCCAAAGTCATCTGAACTGAGATAGATGTTGTTGCTATGTACAATATAAATTTGCATAGCATTTTAGGACTATATACTAGAAATAAGCCCGGGAGTACAACCAACAAATAGACGCTTGGTCTCGTGTTGCTGAAATGGTAGCAACAAACTTGTTATTCACAACGCAAATATACGACAGGTGGAGCCTTGCTCTTTGCATCTTGTGGTTAGATACCGACTCGTGTACTCGGGATAGTTTGAGTGAATCATACTTACCTTTTACCATACTGTACCCCCTGCGAGATATGGTTGCATAAGCGATATTGATTGGAAGTTGAGACTCAATCATACCATCCCTTCTCGTATTCGTAACAACGTCATTCAGTCGCTTGGTCGAACATCCATAGGCCAAGAGACACTGCCCAATCGAGCTTATCAATGGACCAGAGTCCGACTTAGCGCCAATCGGGAGGAGATTATATACGGTCCAGCACCAACACCAAAGTATAATATTTAATTACTATACTATACTGCTAACCCATTCCACGAATGTGGCTACTCTTCTTACGCACGTATCCGTTAGGCTCAACCTTAGATCCGGCTGAAGCTTTTTATCTTGATCCGTACGTACTTTAGTTCTATAGCATAATTGAATACCTGAGTTTTGTCTTGTCGAAGCAGTCAATGTGGGCGGGTCCGGCGGAACGCTTGTGACTTGAATATCTAAAGCATCGGAATACTCGATAAATAAGAGTAATATACAAGGTATTATATCTGAACGCACCAGAAAGATACACTATATCACCCCTTCTTAATCCCGCCATCTTCCTTGCGCCCGCCCACTCGAGTGCCGTCTCACCCCATACCGTTATTTTCCCTGCCGCACCCTCATCGTCACTAATAACCAATTTCAGTAGGTGGGTTTCTTGTCCAGTTTTGGTTATGATCATATCTGGGCCGTCGACATCCATCACCGCCACAAGCAAATTCACTTTGACCGAACCGCGCCCAGCCGGAGCGAGAGCAACACGAAGTGGAGTAAGGGTCCTCAGAGAGAAGTGGAATGTTGGGAAATGAGTAATTGAAGAAGATCCAGAGGAAGCCGATTGAGTCTGGGAATTAGACAGGGTGTTGGTCATCTGGAACGTACGCGTTGGAAACGTTTCAGTCTCAAGTAGTGTAGAGGCAGTAGACGTCGAAGTAATTGAATCCGTGCGAATGGTCTGTTTTCCCATTTCGGTGGATGTTTGAATAAATGTTTCCAGTTGTGTTGGGAGCTGAGATTGACTTTGACTCTGAGATTGCGATTGGGATTGAGAAAGTGGCCAAATAATATTAGACGTCCCTCCATTATGGTCATATTCAGTAGCAAGCGGACTTTGACTAGAATCTGGTAGGGTTTGTGTCAGAATATGGTCTTATATGTGTGGCCATCATATCTACCAACGCCGGCATTATTCTCACTAGGACGAGAGCGAACAACCTTCCACTGAGGATCAGTTGATATAGTACCAGAACGTATCTCACGCAAGGTTGGAGCACCACTTATAACAATATACTTGTCCATGGTTGTCGGGATTATTCTAAGAACGGTCACGTGGTCGCATATACAGTAATTTATGTGGTCACAGTTCCACGTACCGCATCTGCACACCCTTCACATGGCGTCGTAATCAATCGGTCTCACCTTGATATAATAAATGGTTCTCCTTCAAAATTGTCAGATGAATGTGATCTACTCTTATTACTGCCAAAGGTGTAGACAAGTAGCTTCAAAACTGTCATATAGGAATCAAATAACATTATCAGGGCAACACTCCCTCGGTATGAACTTGGTGACACTATGTCCTGCTGAAATTCGCAATTTTGAGCGCTGCTGTACGTGTCCGCTCCTCCCAGTGAGCAGATAGCAACTGAACCTCCCATGCCGAGCTCGCAAAAGCATTCGCTAATTGCGGATCGTCTACATCAGGCCTATATACCCCGTTCGCTGCACGATCATCGCTGCCCAACAAAGCATCTAACTGTGGGTATTTCACAATCAGAGCGTGAACAAATTCCAGTGCACGAACAGAGGTCGCAGGTGGGAAATGGGTTGACGCGGTGAGTAGGCGTTTGGCGAATGCTGCGACACGCCAAGGAGGATGGGCCGTTGATGCTGTACGGGGAGCAAATACTTTATCAAGTGCGCGGAAGAGGAGGTCTGCAGAGTTGGCAAGGTGGATTGATTTTCCGGTAGACCTTTGAGAGGATGACTCGATATCGGGTGAAAGTGAGAGTGGGGGAATGAGACTATACAAATATTGAACGAAATCGCCCAAGTCAATGTTTAGTGCTTCTCCTGTTTCAGACTTTTAGCAAGCAATAAGTTAACGGGTCAATTTTAGAATATTACCTTGGCCACCAAGCAATTCGAAAGCAGTAGATATACACAGGAGCCGTTGGCGCAAGACCTCCGAGCCTTGGACTTGACTATGGCCagcctcctcttcctcttcctcctcgtgAAAGCTCCCCCTCTCTATAAGCTCCTTCAGAACCTGTAACAAATCTTTGAAGAAGTCTACGTTGACCATGTGCGCATATCGAGAAATGCCTTCCAAAGCAGCTGGAAGTAGGGGTGTAGGTTTGGGGTACTTGAGAATCCGGAAATACAGCACGAACAAAAGCTTGAGGGTTTCAGTTTGCTTCGAAGCCGCTTGGCATCAGTACGAGAATACATAGACTCATTTCAACAAGTTTTACCTGCTGAGCACGCTCCTCCTTATCAACTTCTGCTGCAGCCTCTGCCATCTCGTTCTCAATCTCCTTGTTCGCCTTTAGCGCcttttttgcctttttgCTCAAGTAAACTTGGCCCTCTTTGACATTGGCTTTCTTCCCCTTTCGCAATTTCCTGactttttctttcttctctTGTGGCCGATCAATTGTTTCCCTATTTGCCCGAACACCCAGTTCCGTTTTGAGACGCAGGTGCAGTAGGCAATTCAGAACCTTGGGGTGAATTGAAAAACGTCGTTCCTTGATCATTCGGTTCAGGAGTCGAACAGCTTCGAGGGACGGGCCACCAGTTGAATCTGAGCGTATCATGGTTATTAGAGAGTTCGAGCACAAGTCCGAGCTCTGTGTATGCGTCATTAGAGCGTTATATTTACCACTCTCCGTCTAACTTACTTCGTCCCAGGAACGTTTACTCAGTCTCGCCACAATTGTTGCCATGATGTTGGAGTTGAAGTTGAAGTGTGTAATACTAGTCAAAAGAGTACACATACACTTGAGGGATACTTGGTCGAGCTCAGATTTAGCTAAGAAGCTACATGTCATTTCGGGTACTATAATATTGTACGAATAAAAGTCACCTTTAACTTCAGCTTCCAGGAGCTTCAAGTAATTCTGATATAAGCCAACAAGACCTTGTTCCCAATCCCGGGTCCTTTGAACAGCCTGGGAAACCTTTTCCGCTTTCTCATGCTCGGTAAGAGCACGAATTCGATAACCTGGGACAATGTCTTTGAATACCGCCAGTTGCGAGAGTAAGGCCAGGGTACGGATTCGAGGATCGTTAGGAGTTGGATGTAGCTGCTCGCCATTTTGGCCAGTTCCTCCAGGAATATTGGGAAGAGCAAAGGTATGTAGGCGGCGAAGTAGACCCAGCTATATACCTACTCAGTACATTTGCCAACAAAATGCCCGGTATGTACTCACACTATTCTCAGGATCGGCAATGATTTCCTGGCATATACTAGCCAACTGCTCTTTAGCTGCTTCAAGGCGGGCCTTTTTTGATTTCTGGTTAATTACGTCTCTTACTGCTGGCCGACCAAACCGTGCGCCTGTCGCAACATCCTCGATTGCTGGTGGTTTTGTCTCTGAAACGACAATACTCTCGTCTTCCTCACTCTTTCCTTGGTCTTCTGAATCGGATTGGACTTCTCGAGCACCCGTACTTTGAATCCTCCCATCTCCAAGTTTGATAGGTAGACGTTCGGCCTGTCGTTTCGGTGAAGGGGGGCGAGGACGGCCTGCTTTTTCGTATGGGAGCTCTTCGTCCGAGTCGAATTGATCTGGAAGGCCCTTATCCGAATCGAGATCCTCATCTGAGTGTGTGTCTTCGTCTGAGAGTCCGTCTGAGTCTAGTGAACTCCATTCTTCGCCATCGTCGCTATGTGAAGCTATACTAGGTAAATCATCATCCGCAGGTCTTGAATCCCGCACAGGTTTGTTGAGCTTATGCAGTCGCTGTGtctctttcttactcctacAGGTTCGAATGTATAAGCGATTCGAGTAGTACAAGAGGATAGTACGTACCTCGCAATGGCTTTCTTGTCCAACGAGGCAAGGAATTGTATATTTCCCCCTTGGTGAAAGTATTCAAgtccctcttcttcttcttctagGCTCTGATTTCCATCGTCGCTCTCCGCCTCGGGGATAGGAATCGTCGGTCGTTCAAAGGCCCGCTCCTTGCCTTTAGCTTTTGTTTTCTTTATTGGCTCGACTTTTTGCTTCTTACTCGGCTTCCCCTAGATATAAAATTTAAATCAGCTCTCAAGGGTTTGTTCTACTGGTACACACATTCGCCGCGGTCGCGGACCGCTTGAGCTTCATGTCAAGGTTAGCCAAAACAAAATTATGAATGCAAATTCAAGTTCTAGGTCGATCACTGTCAGTCACGTGAGTCCTTCGCACGCTTCCCTTGACGCGCACCTCTTCTGACACCAGTCAGGTCCTCTACTCGGACATGACCACCGTACCCAATGCCTCAGCATTTCAGCGTGTCCCACTACATCCCCGCGATGTTGGAATACTAAGTGCCTTGATACTATGTTTCCGACCAGCTAATTCGACCTACGCCCAGGCGCCATCTGTTGAGACGTCCGTCATGATACATGTATTGAGAGTTTGTGCATTAGAGGTCTCCGGGGTACGTTGTCTATTGCTTCACCGGATATTGGCTTATCTTCGGGTAGCTTTCAGAGCCTTCATCATTCAAGGATATGTACAACAAGTTCTCTCAATGTCCCAGGCAGCGAGGCGACAGGCTGCATGAATTCTTGAATATATGGCAGAGGGATGTACGTATTCGCCAAACTATAAATATCTACCACATGCTGATCCATCTAGTATTGTGCAGAGAAAGTTTCAAAGTGATCCTGGCAGCATGTCTGACTTATTTTGGAGTGAGCATTGGAGTGTTTATTGCGAGTGCGTGCACTAATGGAGAGGGCAGACGTGGACACGTTGATCGATCCTGGTGGAGATGTATGTACCCAGACATCGCTTGACACCCTTGACTCATACCACATGCTAGGTCTCAAAACAAACCTACCCTATCGTAAGTACGATCACTTCTGAGAGGGAAAGTGGGAAAGTCTGTAACTAGATTACAGGACCGTCGCTCCCTTTTCGGGATCACCGTCCGGCGGGCTCGAATAAACTGGGTTAAACTATCATTTCAAGGCCAAGTCGAGTTTGTGAAGCTGTATCAGGCATGGTTGAGGGGCGAATGGGTCGGGAGGAACTTACCAAGGAGCGAACCAGGTACGTATCTCATGTACATGGCTCTTTCAATACTTTATTATTAGTTTAGCGAAACTTTACTTGTTTCCTACTCAATCGGATAACATTCATCACGCTCGAATTGAAGTATATGAGGAGTAGGTTACCGCTCTTGTTAATCAATCCACGCTGACTTTTCCTCTTGTCAGCTATCTTACTTCCCTTGCATCCGGAAATACTCAAACAGCCACCGAGTCCCTACGAAGGTTCTTTGATCAGCCTCTTACTGACAACGATGATACGTAAGAACATCAATAGTCATTAACTCTAAGCAGAGAGCTAACAATGGTATTAGAGGACTACATCAGCACGCGCTATTGAACCTTGCAAGGTTACACTATTGTGTAGGGGAGTTGTTGGGCGGTAGGAGGGTGCGTTTTTCATCTATTCATATGGATTATCCCATCAATATCCCTTGCAGGCATTAGAGGAAGCTATCAAAGTATCTCGAGCAGCAAACGATCGAGACACGTTACAGAGATGCATGGCGTATGTCCATCTTACTGCCTCATCACTGAACTACTTAAAGTATTGGAATGAATAGGTTACTGCGTCGTATTGCTCCATCTGCCGAGTCGCCCCAGGTCATTCAAAAAGGAACAGACCCTATCGACATACTGTGGGACATAAAACGTTCAATGGACATGGTAGGCTTTTCTCCTCACTATGGCGGGCGAATAGACAGAAAAGTATGAGAATAGGGTGAACCTATCCAAGTCGGCTTCTCCAAATTATTTGAATGTATAGGGTGTGAAAGCGCATTACCTACAACTGCCACGGTCGACTATTGTGCCAGGTTTTCTGTACAGAGCGCACTCTGGAAGATTGCGGGTAAGCCCTTACTGTTCTGTATTTGTTCGTTTATCTGATATACATTAGGAGTGGACTCACTGGCGCAGACCCATTTTAATTTAATCATGACATTCACCACTCCTGGACACGGGTCGGAACCGCGTCTTACAGCACAGCTTGCCAAAGCTCGAGCACTCTCTCGACAAGGCAAATCTCAAGAAGCCGTGGTTGGGCTGTTGGATCCCGACGTATGGAGAGGGCTAAATCGGGTACAGAAAGAGACATGGGCGAGAGAAATTTGGTGCATATTGGAAGGACAGGCTAGGAGACGGTATGTCGaactcccccccccccttggTGTTTAATTCTGACAGAGGATCTGGGCAGCGGTCAGGAAAGATTAACTCGGGAATTCTTTCAGCCACGGAAACCAGCAGATGCTTTGCAAACACAAGTGTTGAGAGAAGATCACATGTTCTTGAGGAGACTCGACCCAATGAGTCAGCTCCAGAATGCTATAGATGTGATTGTGAGAGACTATATATTCGCATTGCGACTATCTTATTCTTCGTCTATTAGCACTCGCAACAAATTCCACTCTCACTTCAACCCCTCCTCGACGCACTTTGGACAACAGAATTTAGAGGAACATGGCCACTGTACCGCACCGGAATTGCACTACTTGCAGATCTAGGCGTTGGACTAGGCATGGCCAGGTCAGGGCGGGAATTTTTGGAGCAATGCATGGCTCAGGTCTATCCTCCCGGCACGCGTTGCAATTCATGGACTGACTGATAAATAGATACTGAACGGAGACGACCTTGAACAGCGAGCTTTTGCTTGCTTTACACTCGCTAAATGCATCATGACTGCCGCCAAGGGCGATGGTACGAATTTTTCTTTGCTTGTTTGCCTTATGGATCCACTCACATGTACATCGACAGAAGACCCAATTCCTCCCGCTCGAATCCAAGAGCACCTCAAGCTTGCTCTCTTTTGGCTGCATATCGCCGAGAAGGACTATGCCTCTATCGAGTTTTATACTGGCCGGCTAGACGTCCTCTATACTCTTTCGGTTGTATATCATAATTTGGGCATGCTACCCGAGCGGGACAGGACAGCAAGTTTGCATGCAGAGGTCGAGAAAAAGAGGGTCGAGATGGTGAGGAAAGATGCGGACGAAGAGTTGAGAGATGTATGGGAGATCGTTTGTGAAATCGCGGCAAGAGACTAAACCGGCTGAATAGAGATCATTCATGCGTTATCTCCAATACATATGCTTTGTCTAGCCACGTTTTGTTCGGAACTCCAAATTCGAAAGCACTAGTATGGATACACACAATTCAGTTTCGCTTTGCGAGTCTTGCAAGGTGGTAATTAATGGTAGGTCGGGGATCCTTTCTTTTCCCGCCCTGTCGCAATCCAACGAGTAAATTCCGCTCCGCAAGGCGCAACCCGACAAGAGACTTACCGATGTCTTCATACACTCGTGTAAAACTTTCGCAGCTTCGGCGCACGCCCCGGCACTTTTAATATCACCCGAACTAGCCCAGCAACCGAGCATTGTTGCCAATTCAGCTGCGCATGGTGTATTTACCGCAGCTGTACAACAGTTTAGTGTGTGCTTTGTTCAGATGAAAGGTAGATGATAGACTTGCCTTTTCGTGGTCTTACTCTCAGGCGCTCGATCTTCATGGTCGCGAGAAAAGCTAATGGGCCCGGCGCTTATTTAGCTATTTGTTATATGGTTTGTGGTGCCAGTCGTCTTGGATAAATGGAATGCCTCGAGAGTGGTGTGATCTGAACTATTTTCTATAAATATCAGACATGCACAGCGTCTTGATTGTCATGGTGAACGGATATGTAAAGCCCAAAGTGTTATTGTTTTGCTTCAAAGGATAAAGAAAAAGCATTGAACTCAAACGACCGACTTTAAATTGGGAAGCTCGCGATTAGGATTGGCCACGCGGGAACGCATTTACGGTGGACCGGATAAAGTATAGACATGACGACACTCATCGATCCGGGCGCAGATCAGTCAATTTTTCATTCGCGACACAGTGAAAAGGGGGCCACTCGGAATGAAAAACTCGTCTTGAGCTTATCATTTGACAGGGCACGCGGCGTGTGCAAAAAATTATTTTTTGTTCGATTGCTTTGGGTAGGAGCGGCTTCATGTGGTGCTCATAAAAACGAATGAACTGAGGCGTTTTCAATTGGCGGTTGGGCAAAATGTGGGGGAGGACACTAATATATCGACCTGAAACTCGACCGACGGGCCAGACTTGCCAGACTCGAAGACCGCATCAGCGATCAGCGCTTCAGGGAACCGGGGAAGGCTCGCATATGGGGCCTGTCCCTTGCCGAGCCTTGGAAAGTATGCCCCACACCCTAGTCAGAAAGCTTGGTATAACGAGACAAAAGTATGCTAATAGCATAATAGCAATGTATAGAATATTCTCATCACGGTGTGTCGTCGCAACGATGCGATCGTGCGAGGAAACCCGTTGCAATCGACGCTTCTGGTAGGCTCCTCAAGATAGAAAACCGCCCAATAGCCACGCGCGTTGTCAAGGGACAAGTGTTTCCCCCCGAGACTTCTCGTTGGCAACCGAATTTGCGAACCGCAGATCGCATGTGATGCAAACCTCATAAAACCCCTGCCTGGGCAATCATTTCTCCTTGTCTCTGGCCACTTTCCTCCCTCTTTGGTTTCGGTTTCTCTTCTCGAGTTGACTCTCGATTATTCGTTCTTGGGGTGAGTACACTCTTTACTTTTATTTATATCTTACTCATAGTCCTGTAGATCGCCAGCTCTTTGATAGAGTCATACACACTACTAGTCACTCTATCCACTCATTACCTCTGTGAGGACAATACAACG from Rhizoctonia solani chromosome 16, complete sequence includes the following:
- a CDS encoding nucleolar complex-associated protein, which translates into the protein MKLKRSATAANGKPSKKQKVEPIKKTKAKGKERAFERPTIPIPEAESDDGNQSLEEEEEGLEYFHQGGNIQFLASLDKKAIARSKKETQRLHKLNKPVRDSRPADDDLPSIASHSDDGEEWSSLDSDGLSDEDTHSDEDLDSDKGLPDQFDSDEELPYEKAGRPRPPSPKRQAERLPIKLGDGRIQSTGAREVQSDSEDQGKSEEDESIVVSETKPPAIEDVATGARFGRPAVRDVINQKSKKARLEAAKEQLASICQEIIADPENSLGLLRRLHTFALPNIPGGTGQNGEQLHPTPNDPRIRTLALLSQLAVFKDIVPGYRIRALTEHEKAEKVSQAVQRTRDWEQGLVGLYQNYLKLLEAEVKAKSELDQVSLKCMCTLLTSITHFNFNSNIMATIVARLSKRSWDESSDLCSNSLITMIRSDSTGGPSLEAVRLLNRMIKERRFSIHPKVLNCLLHLRLKTELGVRANRETIDRPQEKKEKVRKLRKGKKANVKEGQVYLSKKAKKALKANKEIENEMAEAAAEVDKEERAQQQTETLKLLFVLYFRILKYPKPTPLLPAALEGISRYAHMVNVDFFKDLLQVLKELIERGSFHEEEEEEEAGHSQVQGSEVLRQRLLCISTAFELLGGQGEALNIDLGDFVQYLYSLIPPLSLSPDIESSSQRSTGKSIHLANSADLLFRALDKVFAPRTASTAHPPWRVAAFAKRLLTASTHFPPATSVRALEFVHALIVKYPQLDALLGSDDRAANGVYRPDVDDPQLANAFASSAWEVQLLSAHWEERTRTAALKIANFSRT
- a CDS encoding APC5 (anaphase-promoting complex subunit 5) domain-containing protein — protein: MTTVPNASAFQRVPLHPRDAPSVETSVMIHVLRVCALEVSGLSEPSSFKDMYNKFSQCPRQRGDRLHEFLNIWQRDRKFQSDPGSMSDLFWNVDTLIDPGGDVSKQTYPIDRRSLFGITVRRARINWVKLSFQGQVEFVKLYQAWLRGEWVGRNLPRSEPAKLYLFPTQSDNIHHARIEVYEDYLTSLASGNTQTATESLRRFFDQPLTDNDDTGLHQHALLNLARLHYCVGELLGGRRALEEAIKVSRAANDRDTLQRCMALLRRIAPSAESPQVIQKGTDPIDILWDIKRSMDMGEPIQVGFSKLFECIGCESALPTTATVDYCARFSVQSALWKIAGVDSLAQTHFNLIMTFTTPGHGSEPRLTAQLAKARALSRQGKSQEAVVGLLDPDVWRGLNRVQKETWAREIWCILEGQARRRGQERLTREFFQPRKPADALQTQVLREDHMFLRRLDPMSQLQNAIDVIHSQQIPLSLQPLLDALWTTEFRGTWPLYRTGIALLADLGVGLGMARSGREFLEQCMAQILNGDDLEQRAFACFTLAKCIMTAAKGDEDPIPPARIQEHLKLALFWLHIAEKDYASIEFYTGRLDVLYTLSVVYHNLGMLPERDRTASLHAEVEKKRVEMVRKDADEELRDVWEIVCEIAARD